In one window of Desulfomicrobium macestii DNA:
- the rplA gene encoding 50S ribosomal protein L1: protein MPKHGKKFQKVFEAIDGLKMYDVAEAVELVLKSSYAKFDETVDVAVNLGVNPKYSDQMVRGAVSMPHGLGKTVRVVAFCKGENEEKALSAGAIAAGGDELVEKIKGGWLEFDNAVATPDMMGHVGKIGKILGPRGLMPNAKTGTVTVELEKAIQELLAGKVEFRVDKAGVIHAPIGKVSFGSEKLLGNLRTVIDALIKLKPSTAKGTYVKAVSLSSTMGPGVKVDAASLRKAGE, encoded by the coding sequence CCAAGCACGGAAAAAAATTTCAGAAAGTATTTGAGGCCATCGATGGTCTCAAGATGTACGATGTGGCTGAAGCTGTCGAGTTGGTTCTCAAAAGCTCGTATGCCAAGTTTGACGAGACCGTTGACGTCGCAGTAAATCTTGGAGTCAATCCCAAGTACTCCGATCAGATGGTGCGCGGTGCTGTATCCATGCCCCACGGCCTGGGCAAGACTGTCCGCGTGGTCGCCTTCTGCAAGGGTGAAAACGAAGAAAAGGCTCTGAGCGCCGGTGCCATTGCGGCAGGCGGAGATGAGCTCGTCGAGAAGATCAAGGGCGGCTGGCTCGAATTCGACAATGCCGTAGCCACTCCCGATATGATGGGACACGTCGGCAAGATCGGTAAGATCCTCGGACCCCGTGGTCTCATGCCCAATGCCAAGACCGGCACGGTCACCGTCGAGCTGGAGAAGGCCATTCAGGAACTGCTCGCGGGCAAGGTGGAGTTCCGTGTGGACAAGGCCGGCGTTATCCATGCTCCCATTGGCAAGGTATCCTTCGGTTCCGAGAAGCTGCTTGGCAACCTGCGCACGGTAATCGATGCGCTGATCAAGCTCAAACCCTCCACCGCCAAGGGTACGTATGTGAAGGCAGTGTCCCTGTCCTCCACTATGGGACCGGGCGTCAAGGT